The Colias croceus chromosome 3, ilColCroc2.1 genome includes a region encoding these proteins:
- the LOC123705949 gene encoding uncharacterized protein LOC123705949, whose amino-acid sequence MYFARCIYLQFSCHLEGKAKLASQKLGVLCRAGQYFTSHHRLKLYKAQVRPHMEYCSHIWAGAPQQYLLPFDRIQRRAVRLVNEPSLTDRLDTLALRRDVASLCVLYRIYYGECSEELFGTLPAAEFHHRTARHRQQYHPHHLDCWQSTTVRFKRSFFPRTTDIWNKLPHAAFPNGYELGTFKKRAYSYLKGRQHTHSVSGTVGAYGRRGALTTR is encoded by the coding sequence ATGTATTTCGCGcgatgtatttatttacagttttCTTGTCACTTGGAAGGAAAAGCCAAGTTGGCTTCACAAAAACTTGGTGTGCTCTGTAGAGCGGGGCAGTATTTCACGTCGCACCATCGCCTCAAGCTATATAAGGCGCAAGTTAGGCCGCACATGGAATACTGCTCCCACATCTGGGCCGGGGCACCCCAACAATACCTCCTTCCATTTGACCGCATTCAAAGGAGAGCTGTACGACTTGTTAACGAGCCAAGTCTCACCGATCGGCTCGATACTTTGGCGCTGCGAAGAGATGTCGCTTCTTTATGCGTTCTCTATCGCATTTACtatggggagtgctctgaAGAGTTGTTTGGAACATTACCCGCCGCCGAGTTCCACCACCGTACAGCACGACATCGTCAACAATACCACCCTCACCACCTTGACTGTTGGCAATCTACAACTGTGCGCTTTAAAAGGTCTTTCTTCCCGCGCACTACAGACATCTGGAACAAACTCCCTCATGCGGCTTTTCCAAACGGCTATGAACTGGggaccttcaagaaaagagcatATTCCTACCTGAAAGGCCGGCAACATACTCACAGTGTCTCTGGCACTGTGGGTGCATATGGGCGACGTGGAGCACTTACCACCAGGTGA
- the LOC123705818 gene encoding thioredoxin domain-containing protein 3 homolog gives MSITCAVANAAALAAAGAGKKAAQVQLQAELNTDDEWNKFLARDGLLVVDVYTEWCGPCIGMVGNLKKIKVEIGGDNLHLAIAKADTIESLKRFRNRSEPTWMLLAAGQLLNVVFGADAPRLTRTIEQELQNEELVRKGERERVQRAPHELTPQEQEVALAQEKLLEARRAKEATAAANARTARREARAKRLEAHFNDVCPALMMPHAQKHLRKVSDALEPYGVIIADKCPLVLTKDNVRALSVEDETLGTEEAAAAVIERPSLTLLLKKLPDREGNVIELARKALFGDGIELEEGETKKFLADELMLNTVPGLFVPADRHQRAAALDLLFPKMVGAVVEPPTPAEPPHLLMIFGAWQRRAILTVTSSPKLAQRLIRYGFFADANIDEPKLLAKNIDRYEERPEKDYSETIALMVAVGVAEPALVDPSDIPPDGPPEELLTLGPLHVSEDTVIGEEECGRFFPPGYSVPEHKPKPKSKKKKKKRHEIKDGEENATETSTEVAEDEVVDAAEGDGDGEGEDAGEDNGDGEDEKDPEDGEDETHVDKATSPPPIAT, from the exons ATGTCGATCACGTGCGCGGTCGCGAACGCCGCTGCGTTGGCCGCCGCGGGGGCAGGCAAGAAGGCCGCTCAGGTGCAGCTGCAGGCTGAGCTGAACACTGATGATGAGTGGAACAAGTTCTTGGCGAGGGACGGGCTTTTGG TGGTGGACGTGTACACGGAGTGGTGTGGCCCGTGCATCGGCATGGTCGGCAACTTGAAGAAAATCAAAGTGGAGATCGGCGGAGACAACCTGCATCTCGCTATC gcaAAAGCGGACACAATAGAAAGCTTGAAGAGATTCAGGAATCGTAGCGAACCTACATGGATGTTACTTGCG GCTGGTCAGCTGCTCAACGTGGTGTTCGGAGCCGATGCCCCTCGTCTCACGCGCACCATAGAACAGGAGCTGCAGAACGAGGAGTTAGTGCGGAAAGGGGAAAGAGAGAGAGTGCAGCGCGCGCCACATGAGCTTACACCGCAAGAACAA GAAGTTGCTCTCGCCCAAGAGAAGCTTCTAGAAGCGAGGCGAGCTAAAGAAGCGACAGCAGCGGCCAACGCTCGCACCGCGCGGCGCGAAGCGAGAGCGAAGCGTCTAGAGGCGCACTTTAACGACGTGTGCCCCGCGCTCATGATGCCGCATGCACAGAAACACTTGCGGAAGGTGTCTGATGCTCTTGAACCGTATG GTGTGATAATAGCAGACAAATGCCCTCTAGTGCTAACAAAAGACAATGTCCGCGCTCTCTCCGTGGAAGACGAAACATTAGGTACGGAAGAGGCGGCCGCGGCGGTCATAGAGAGACCCTCCCTCACACTGCTGCTTAAGAAGTTGCCAGATCGAGAGGGGAATGTTATAG AGTTGGCGCGTAAAGCATTGTTCGGTGATGGGATAGAGTTAGAAGAAGGGGAAACCAAAAAATTCCTAGCCGATGAGCTTATGTTGAACACAGTACCCGGGTTGTTTGTTCCCGCTGACAGGCATCAGCGGGCGGCAGCTTTGGATCTACTGTTTCCTAAG ATGGTAGGAGCAGTGGTCGAACCGCCTACTCCCGCCGAGCCCCCCCACTTACTCATGATCTTCGGCGCTTGGCAACGACGCGCCATCCTCACAGTCACATCGTCGCCCAAGCTGGCCCAACGTTTGATCAGATACGGCTTCTTTGCAGATGCTAATATAGACGAGCCCAAATTACTGGCCAAGAACATCGATCGGTATGAGGAGAGGCCGGAAAAGGATTA CTCAGAAACAATCGCCCTAATGGTAGCAGTTGGCGTAGCTGAACCAGCGCTAGTAGACCCATCAGACATCCCCCCTGACGGACCCCCAGAGGAGCTGCTTACCCTGGGCCCGCTCCACGTGAGCGAGGACACGGTTATCGGGGAGGAGGAGTGTGGGAGGTTCTTCCCTCCTGGCTATAGCGTGCCTGAACATAAGCCTAAACCGAAGTCTAAGAAAAAGAAGAAG AAGCGTCACGAAATTAAGGATGGTGAGGAAAACGCAACAGAAACATCCACCGAAGTTGCTGAAGATGAAGTTGTGGATGCTGCGGAAGGGGATGGGGATGGGGAGGGCGAGGATGCCGGCGAAGATAACGGGGATGGCGAGGATGAAAAGGATCCTGAGGATGGGGAGGATGAAACGCACGTTGATAAAGCGACTTCACCACCGCCTATTGctacttaa
- the LOC123705824 gene encoding uncharacterized protein LOC123705824 isoform X1: MSLYRRETQYEIVSRHAREQRLTVSADRKFPPLSPRRVKILELLKPDDPGRDELEAIVRATPRRGLIKPYDEDTWRFLQRTHPPNAQSTPVAEKEQTSPKKQPRQPDSKRERSLADELREAEEDEQSGSHIRRELLREFRKRGGGIREALERERLGKLALAVEDDEDDFEDENGLTAAARRIDALLAESRNLHEELAEIHEDIQAESDRACRCAAVARALTAQSQAVRYLDDVVALLRGNVAAAWRVRSWPFALGCRQPERNYII, translated from the exons ATGAGTCTGTACCGCCGCGAGACACAATACGAGATCGTCAGCCGGCACGCCCGAGAGCAGCGCCTCACCGTCTCCGCCGACAGGAAGTTCCCCCCGCTCTCCCCGCGACGCGTGAAAATCCTGGAGCTGTTAAAACCGGACGACCCCGGTCGGGACGAACTCGAGGCGATCGTCCGGGCGACGCCTAGGAGAGGCCTGATCAAGCCTTACGATGAGGACACCTGGCGCTTCCTCCAGAGGACTCATCCACCGAACGCCCAGTCCACGCCGGTCGCAGAGAAAGAACAGACCAGCCCGAAGAAACAGCCGCGCCAACCGGACTCGAAGCGGGAGCGGTCTTTAGCTGACGAGTTGCGGGAAGCTGAGGAGGACGAACAGAGTGGCAGTCACATACGTAGAGAGTTATTACGGGAATTTCGGAAGCGTGGGGGCGGCATCAGGGAAGCGTTAGAGCGGGAGCGTTTGGGCAAATTGGCGTTGGCCGTGGAGGACGATGAGGATGACTTCGAAGACGAGAACGGGCTGACGGCGGCGGCGCGGCGGATAGACGCCTTGCTGGCGGAGTCGCGCAACCTGCACGAGGAGCTGGCCGAGATCCACGAAGACATCCAG GCGGAGTCCGACCGCGCTTGCCGGTGCGCAGCCGTCGCCCGCGCGCTCACCGCGCAGTCCCAAGCTGTGCGTTACCTGGACGACGTGGTGGCGTTGCTGCGGGGCAACGTGGCGGCCGCGTGGCGTGTGCGCTCCTGGCCCTTCGCGCTCGGATGTCGACAGCCAGAGAGGaactatattatatga
- the LOC123705824 gene encoding uncharacterized protein LOC123705824 isoform X2 yields the protein MSLYRRETQYEIVSRHAREQRLTVSADRKFPPLSPRRVKILELLKPDDPGRDELEAIVRATPRRGLIKPYDEDTWRFLQRTHPPNAQSTPVAEKEQTSPKKQPRQPDSKRERSLADELREAEEDEQSGSHIRRELLREFRKRGGGIREALERERLGKLALAVEDDEDDFEDENGLTAAARRIDALLAESRNLHEELAEIHEDIQVLARRVTRRDP from the coding sequence ATGAGTCTGTACCGCCGCGAGACACAATACGAGATCGTCAGCCGGCACGCCCGAGAGCAGCGCCTCACCGTCTCCGCCGACAGGAAGTTCCCCCCGCTCTCCCCGCGACGCGTGAAAATCCTGGAGCTGTTAAAACCGGACGACCCCGGTCGGGACGAACTCGAGGCGATCGTCCGGGCGACGCCTAGGAGAGGCCTGATCAAGCCTTACGATGAGGACACCTGGCGCTTCCTCCAGAGGACTCATCCACCGAACGCCCAGTCCACGCCGGTCGCAGAGAAAGAACAGACCAGCCCGAAGAAACAGCCGCGCCAACCGGACTCGAAGCGGGAGCGGTCTTTAGCTGACGAGTTGCGGGAAGCTGAGGAGGACGAACAGAGTGGCAGTCACATACGTAGAGAGTTATTACGGGAATTTCGGAAGCGTGGGGGCGGCATCAGGGAAGCGTTAGAGCGGGAGCGTTTGGGCAAATTGGCGTTGGCCGTGGAGGACGATGAGGATGACTTCGAAGACGAGAACGGGCTGACGGCGGCGGCGCGGCGGATAGACGCCTTGCTGGCGGAGTCGCGCAACCTGCACGAGGAGCTGGCCGAGATCCACGAAGACATCCAGGTGCTGGCTCGACGGGTGACCCGCCGCGACCCTTGA